The following proteins come from a genomic window of Emys orbicularis isolate rEmyOrb1 chromosome 25, rEmyOrb1.hap1, whole genome shotgun sequence:
- the LOC135894542 gene encoding histone H1t-like translates to MDDAKNPSEVLPLDSATPASGNPDPEAPGSADVGSANPTAETCENPEQPEASGSSLPKKTKPSGSRISKPSTSPGASLAKLSKPLSQGLSKLILEAVATSKKRTGLSLQALKKIIAATGYNMAKKKTHFKRVLLSLVTKGLLQKLKGTGASGSFGIGKEMTKKMGPGHKKKKASKKRGRPLKVGIAATSLAERGQLLTMDLLRKPSRQPATLGSSQPTPEG, encoded by the coding sequence ATGGATGACGCAAAAAACCCTTCTGAGGTTCTTCCCCTGGATTCAGCCACCCCAGCTTCAGGGAACCCTGATCCAGAAGCCCCAGGTTCTGCTGACGTAGGCTCAGCTAACCCAACGGCAGAGACCTGTGAGAATCCCGAACAGCCTGAGGCATCTGGTTCCAGCCTCCCCAAGAAGACCAAGCCATCGGGCAGCCGGATCTCCAAACCATCCACCTCGCCTGGCGCCAGCCTCGCCAAGCTGTCCAAACCACTGAGTCAAGGACTCTCCAAGCTCATCCTGGAGGCTGTGGCCACCTCCAAGAAGCGCACCGGCCTTTCCCTGCAGGCTCTCAAGAAGATCATCGCGGCCACGGGCTACAACATGGCCAAGAAGAAGACCCACTTCAAGAGGGTGCTGTTGAGCCTGGTGACCAAAGGGCTCCTGCAAAAGCTGAAAGGCACCGGGGCTTCCGGCTCCTTTGGGATCGGCAAGGAGATGACCAAGAAGATGGGCCCAGGGCACAAGAAGAAAAAGGCCTCCAAGAAAAGAGGGAGGCCCCTCAAGGTCGGCATAGCAGCAACAAGCCTGGCCGAAAGAGGGCAGCTGCTGACGATGGATCTTCTAAGGAAGCCAAGCCGTCAGCCAGCCACGCTGGGCAGCAGCCAGCCAACACCTGAGGGATAG